The Streptomyces sp. NBC_01268 genome window below encodes:
- a CDS encoding response regulator transcription factor, with the protein MSVRVLLVDDEELLRLAFTMILRAEPDMEPVGEAADGDAAVELTRRLRPDVVLMDVRMPGTDGIEATRRLVREVPGTRVLVLTTFDLDEYALEALRAGASGFLLKNSRPEELLAAIRDVARGDAVVSPRVTRRLLDRFAHRLPAAAEDGDGERLLLLTPREREVLLGAARGLTNTELAAALRLAEPTVKKHLGRVMAKLGLRDRVQAVIFAYESGLVRPG; encoded by the coding sequence GTGAGCGTCCGGGTGCTCCTCGTCGACGACGAGGAGCTGTTGCGGCTGGCGTTCACCATGATCCTGCGGGCCGAGCCCGACATGGAGCCGGTCGGCGAGGCGGCGGACGGCGACGCCGCCGTCGAGCTGACACGTCGGCTGCGGCCCGACGTGGTCCTGATGGACGTGCGGATGCCGGGCACCGACGGCATCGAGGCGACGCGACGGCTGGTCCGGGAGGTGCCCGGGACGCGGGTGCTCGTCCTCACCACGTTCGACCTGGACGAGTACGCCTTGGAGGCGCTGCGGGCCGGGGCCTCCGGGTTCCTGCTCAAGAACAGCAGGCCCGAGGAGCTGCTGGCCGCGATCCGCGACGTCGCCCGCGGTGACGCCGTGGTCTCCCCCCGCGTGACCCGGCGTCTGCTCGACCGCTTCGCCCACCGGCTCCCCGCCGCCGCCGAAGACGGCGACGGGGAGCGTCTGCTCCTGCTGACCCCGCGCGAGCGCGAGGTCCTCCTCGGCGCCGCCCGTGGTCTGACCAACACCGAACTCGCCGCCGCCCTGCGTCTGGCGGAGCCCACGGTGAAGAAGCACCTCGGCCGGGTCATGGCCAAGCTGGGGCTGCGGGACCGCGTGCAGGCGGTGATCTTCGCGTACGAGAGCGGACTGGTCCGGCCGGGCTGA
- the htpX gene encoding zinc metalloprotease HtpX — protein sequence MARNRSRSRYAPDPGLSARMATTMFLIGLLYVVFVGVLLVLLRGSWPVILLIVGLLFVGQFWFSDKIAALGMGAREVTREQAPELHGTVDRICALAGLPKPKVAIADSDMPNAFATGRGEKTALVCVTTGLLRRLEPEELEGVLAHEMSHVAHRDVAVMTIASFLGVLAGMMTRVALYSGLGRSRDANAAAALILVPVISGAVYVLSFLLTRVLSRYRELAADRAAALLTGRPSALASALTKVSGEMARIPTQDLRKAEPYNAFWFAPAFSSKESLGRLLSTHPTLEQRLDQLARISERLGQV from the coding sequence ATGGCCAGGAACCGGTCCCGGTCGCGCTACGCCCCCGACCCGGGGCTCTCGGCCCGCATGGCGACGACGATGTTCCTCATCGGGCTGCTGTACGTGGTCTTCGTCGGCGTCCTGCTGGTGCTGCTGCGCGGCTCCTGGCCCGTCATCCTCCTCATCGTCGGCCTCCTGTTCGTCGGCCAGTTCTGGTTCAGCGACAAGATCGCCGCCCTGGGCATGGGCGCCCGCGAGGTCACCCGCGAGCAGGCTCCCGAGCTGCACGGCACGGTGGACCGGATCTGCGCCCTGGCCGGCCTGCCCAAGCCGAAGGTGGCGATCGCCGACAGCGACATGCCCAACGCCTTCGCCACCGGCAGGGGCGAGAAGACGGCGCTGGTCTGCGTCACCACCGGGCTGCTGCGCCGCCTGGAGCCGGAGGAGCTGGAGGGCGTCCTCGCCCACGAGATGTCCCACGTGGCGCACCGGGACGTCGCCGTGATGACGATCGCCTCGTTCCTCGGCGTCCTCGCCGGGATGATGACCCGGGTCGCGCTGTACAGCGGACTCGGCCGCAGCCGCGACGCCAACGCGGCCGCCGCCCTCATCCTCGTACCCGTCATCAGCGGAGCGGTGTACGTGCTGAGCTTCCTGCTCACCCGGGTGCTCTCCCGCTACCGCGAGCTGGCCGCCGACCGGGCCGCGGCGCTGCTCACCGGCCGTCCCTCGGCGCTGGCCTCCGCGCTCACCAAGGTGTCCGGGGAGATGGCGCGGATCCCGACCCAGGACCTGCGCAAGGCCGAGCCGTACAACGCCTTCTGGTTCGCCCCGGCCTTCTCCTCGAAGGAGAGCCTGGGCCGGCTGCTGTCCACCCACCCCACCCTGGAGCAGCGTCTCGACCAGCTCGCCCGGATCTCGGAACGGCTGGGGCAGGTCTGA
- a CDS encoding globin domain-containing protein gives MSATTSDSYDEYHTLLARRDAMRLRQRLLAPSGGERRAPDPARPVEGAGSGDRETILRTLPLVTPFGTLIDHLYRAMFAQHPYLRGLFPESMDFQRAHLEQAFRYLIAHLDRPEEVTAFCSRLGRDHRKLGVRPVHFAVFEAALAEGLRRSAGQHWSPELEGAWLRMVRFAVSAMIDGANRSLTEPAYWNATVTDHALQAPGLAVLRVRTAEPYPYRAGQFATIQSPLLPHAWRPYSVARAPRPDGELEFHVRRTGPGGVSDALVARTRVGDELRLGPAQGTMTLDDAPGRDVLIVAGGTGWATAKALVDALALRRPPHRAAHLFLGARTPADLYDTAALTGLEKRHPWLRVVPVVGAGTGTEGDSLPDALTRHGDWSRHLAYVSGPPAMVGAVVRRLVETDLPAERVLHDPVGGLPWT, from the coding sequence GTGAGCGCCACCACGAGCGACAGCTACGACGAATACCACACACTCCTCGCGCGGCGGGACGCCATGCGGCTGCGTCAACGGCTGCTGGCCCCGTCCGGCGGGGAGCGGCGGGCGCCGGACCCCGCCCGCCCCGTCGAGGGGGCCGGGTCCGGCGACCGGGAGACGATCCTCCGGACGCTGCCGCTCGTCACGCCGTTCGGCACGCTCATCGACCACCTCTACCGGGCGATGTTCGCGCAGCACCCGTACCTGCGCGGGCTGTTCCCCGAGTCGATGGACTTCCAGCGGGCCCATCTGGAGCAGGCGTTCCGCTACCTGATCGCGCACCTGGACCGCCCCGAGGAGGTGACCGCCTTCTGCTCCCGGCTCGGCCGCGACCACCGCAAGCTGGGAGTCCGGCCCGTGCACTTCGCGGTGTTCGAGGCGGCGCTCGCCGAGGGCCTGCGCCGCAGCGCCGGACAGCACTGGTCGCCGGAGCTGGAAGGCGCGTGGCTGCGGATGGTGCGGTTCGCCGTCTCCGCCATGATCGACGGAGCGAACCGGTCCCTGACCGAGCCGGCCTACTGGAACGCGACCGTCACGGACCACGCGCTCCAGGCACCCGGACTCGCCGTCCTCCGGGTCCGCACCGCCGAGCCCTACCCGTACCGGGCGGGCCAGTTCGCCACGATCCAGTCGCCGCTGCTCCCGCACGCCTGGCGGCCGTACTCCGTCGCCCGCGCGCCCCGCCCCGACGGAGAGCTGGAGTTCCACGTCCGCCGCACCGGCCCCGGCGGGGTGAGCGACGCGCTGGTCGCACGGACCCGCGTCGGCGACGAGCTGCGCCTCGGGCCCGCACAGGGGACGATGACCCTCGACGACGCCCCGGGGCGGGACGTCCTGATCGTCGCCGGCGGCACCGGGTGGGCCACCGCCAAGGCGCTCGTCGACGCCCTGGCCCTGCGCCGGCCGCCGCACCGCGCGGCGCACCTGTTCCTCGGCGCCCGCACACCGGCCGACCTGTACGACACGGCCGCCCTCACCGGACTGGAGAAGCGGCACCCCTGGCTGCGCGTCGTCCCGGTCGTCGGCGCGGGCACCGGGACGGAGGGCGACTCGCTGCCCGACGCACTGACCCGGCACGGCGACTGGTCGCGCCACCTCGCCTACGTGAGCGGCCCGCCCGCGATGGTCGGCGCCGTCGTGCGGCGGCTCGTGGAGACGGACCTGCCGGCCGAGCGGGTGCTGCACGACCCGGTCGGCGGGCTCCCCTGGACGTGA
- a CDS encoding geranylgeranyl reductase family protein, protein MITKSDESGGGRDGGRGGSEGAADEEAQVIVVGAGPAGSAAAVHLAHAGVDVLLLEKSGFPREKVCGDGLTPRSVLQLIRMGVDIDAPGWMRNKGMRWVCGGHQVELDWPRLGAHPDFGLTRSRHDFDDLLATHARDAGARLRTHVKVTGPLTDRSGQVVGVAAVRGPEAEPVRYRAPLVVAADGASARTALGLGLVRDEKRPVAAAARRYYRSEARTHDPYLELWADLRCPRTGLDLPGYGWVFPLGDGRVNVGLGALPQQRRRRPVDLRAALEHWLARLPEEWGLREENAESPLRSAPLPMGLNRRPQYRRGLLLVGDSAGMVSPWSGEGIAQAMEAAEVAAETIALALARPAGPRREHALHQYPVEIQRRWARYFRLGNLAGDLLFSRFGYRPVLHPRVMASPQLLKVLARLLTHVSDEPAQDRVDAVLHGLLRLVPVPRR, encoded by the coding sequence GTGATCACCAAAAGTGACGAGTCCGGTGGCGGCCGCGACGGCGGCCGAGGGGGATCCGAAGGTGCCGCCGACGAGGAGGCGCAGGTCATCGTCGTGGGGGCGGGACCGGCGGGTTCCGCGGCCGCGGTGCACCTGGCCCACGCCGGTGTCGACGTGCTGCTCCTGGAGAAGAGCGGCTTCCCCCGCGAGAAGGTGTGCGGGGACGGTCTGACACCGCGCAGCGTCCTCCAGTTGATCCGGATGGGCGTCGACATCGACGCCCCCGGCTGGATGCGCAACAAGGGGATGCGCTGGGTCTGCGGGGGGCATCAGGTGGAGCTGGACTGGCCGCGGCTCGGCGCCCATCCCGACTTCGGGCTCACCCGCAGCCGGCACGACTTCGACGACCTGCTCGCCACCCACGCGCGCGACGCCGGGGCGCGTCTGCGCACCCACGTGAAGGTGACGGGCCCGCTGACCGACCGCTCGGGTCAGGTCGTCGGCGTGGCGGCCGTCCGCGGGCCCGAGGCGGAGCCGGTCCGGTACCGGGCCCCGCTGGTCGTCGCGGCCGACGGCGCCTCCGCGCGCACGGCGCTCGGCCTGGGGCTCGTACGGGACGAGAAGCGGCCCGTGGCGGCGGCGGCCCGGCGCTACTACCGCAGCGAGGCCCGTACCCACGACCCGTACCTGGAGCTCTGGGCCGACCTGCGCTGCCCCCGCACCGGTCTCGACCTGCCCGGCTACGGGTGGGTGTTCCCGCTGGGGGACGGGCGCGTCAACGTGGGCCTCGGCGCCCTGCCGCAGCAGCGCCGGCGCCGGCCCGTGGACCTGCGCGCGGCCCTGGAGCACTGGCTTGCCCGGCTGCCCGAGGAGTGGGGGCTTCGCGAGGAGAACGCCGAGTCCCCCTTGCGCAGCGCCCCGCTGCCGATGGGGCTGAACCGGCGTCCGCAGTACCGGCGGGGTCTGCTGCTGGTGGGGGACAGCGCGGGCATGGTCAGTCCGTGGAGCGGTGAGGGCATCGCGCAGGCGATGGAGGCCGCCGAAGTGGCCGCGGAGACCATCGCCTTGGCACTGGCCCGCCCGGCCGGGCCGCGCAGGGAGCACGCCCTGCACCAGTACCCGGTCGAGATCCAGCGGCGTTGGGCGCGGTACTTCCGGCTCGGCAACCTCGCGGGGGACCTGCTCTTCTCGCGGTTCGGCTACCGGCCGGTGCTGCATCCCCGGGTGATGGCCTCGCCGCAGCTGCTGAAGGTCCTCGCCCGGCTCCTGACGCACGTGAGCGACGAGCCCGCGCAGGACCGGGTCGACGCCGTCCTCCACGGACTCCTGCGCCTCGTTCCCGTGCCGCGCCGGTGA
- a CDS encoding LapA family protein, which produces MSRHSEKAHTPPTMTVKGRDVRLRTLGLLVLAALAIWFIAANTGSVTIRLWIPEVTLPLWIVLTVTLLVGIMMGMFMAYRRRARR; this is translated from the coding sequence ATGTCCCGGCATTCCGAGAAGGCGCACACACCGCCCACCATGACGGTCAAGGGGAGGGACGTCCGGCTCCGCACCCTCGGCCTGCTGGTGCTCGCGGCCCTGGCCATCTGGTTCATCGCCGCCAACACCGGCTCGGTCACCATCCGCCTGTGGATCCCCGAGGTCACCCTCCCCCTGTGGATCGTCCTGACGGTCACTCTCCTCGTCGGGATCATGATGGGCATGTTCATGGCCTACCGCCGCCGCGCCCGCCGCTGA
- a CDS encoding LysR family transcriptional regulator yields MHLEFRHLRVLLTVAESGSIRKAAARLQLSQPATSAQLKRIEHELGGPLFVRSAEGVQPNENGQYVLRCARDLVVGFDRLREHARSTAEADRETAAPLRAGGTAGPLVSLLIPALFELVPERRLSIDARRSVHTLVKALSQAKCDIAVFGEFPGFPLSVGESVATRTLLREPVFVLLAEDHPLARQETVSLRDLADEEWVMPEADESGVHAYLHLTCQSAGFTPRIAHVTSDLSVARILVAGRRAVCGVWPTADVPAQGTVQRPLADVPFHRRLQLAWNTDTVPPGLADAVAERLLAAYHALVRQRPRYLAWWEEGGEAFALGADA; encoded by the coding sequence ATGCACCTCGAGTTCCGGCACCTCCGTGTCCTGCTCACCGTCGCCGAGTCCGGCAGCATCCGCAAAGCCGCCGCGCGGCTGCAGCTGTCCCAGCCGGCCACCAGCGCCCAGCTGAAGCGGATCGAGCACGAGCTGGGCGGTCCGCTCTTCGTCCGCAGCGCGGAAGGAGTGCAGCCCAACGAGAACGGGCAGTACGTGCTCCGCTGCGCACGCGACCTCGTGGTCGGCTTCGACCGGCTGCGCGAGCACGCGCGGTCGACGGCCGAGGCCGACCGGGAGACCGCCGCCCCGCTGCGGGCCGGCGGCACCGCGGGCCCGCTGGTCTCGCTGCTGATCCCGGCCCTCTTCGAACTCGTCCCGGAACGCCGGCTGAGCATCGACGCCCGGCGTTCGGTGCACACCCTGGTGAAGGCCCTGAGTCAGGCGAAATGCGACATCGCGGTGTTCGGCGAGTTCCCGGGGTTCCCTCTTTCCGTCGGCGAATCGGTGGCGACGCGCACGCTGCTGCGCGAACCCGTCTTCGTCCTGCTCGCCGAGGACCATCCGCTGGCCCGCCAGGAGACGGTGAGCCTGCGTGACCTCGCCGACGAGGAATGGGTCATGCCGGAGGCCGACGAGAGCGGGGTGCACGCCTACCTCCACCTCACCTGCCAGTCGGCGGGCTTCACCCCGCGCATCGCCCATGTGACCTCGGACCTCTCGGTGGCCCGGATCCTCGTCGCCGGCCGGCGCGCCGTCTGCGGGGTGTGGCCGACCGCCGACGTCCCCGCCCAGGGCACCGTGCAGCGCCCGCTCGCGGACGTCCCGTTCCACCGGCGGCTCCAGCTCGCCTGGAACACGGACACGGTGCCGCCCGGGCTGGCCGACGCCGTGGCCGAGCGGCTGCTGGCCGCCTATCACGCGCTGGTGCGGCAGCGGCCCCGGTACCTGGCCTGGTGGGAGGAGGGCGGCGAGGCGTTCGCGCTCGGCGCGGACGCGTGA
- a CDS encoding ABC transporter substrate-binding protein has protein sequence MPTPPPPSSPSSPRSPSSPSGPVSPWPSPSGAAWTHGAPPLRVGALVPLTPPGWTEAGRHLLAGLELGVREVNEAGGIGGRPLELLVRDTAADPERASKAVEELAGLGVAAVAGEYHSVVARAAATRADALGLPFLCSSAVLDALTDEPTDWVARLPPAQSHGWRTYADFLRGAGRSRVAVAVQPSVYWASGTRLLREQLAAHGGSVVELDANALGPEALCDALVEHGATALLLLVGQPEPAVPLVRAVRSDPRLAELLVGAPAGQPEFAGWAEALGADGAGIPFLRYLPERPGPLGERVGKELRERLGEAPSFVAFEGWDTVAVLAEVFRSYGTDRAAVAGAWPHVAVEGSRGPIRFSRAPGIGVWQWVWPPVQVVDRDPGDAARFRVLHRGEG, from the coding sequence ATGCCCACGCCGCCACCTCCGTCATCGCCGTCATCGCCGCGATCGCCGTCGTCGCCGTCCGGTCCCGTATCGCCGTGGCCGTCGCCGTCCGGCGCCGCGTGGACGCACGGGGCGCCGCCCCTCCGTGTCGGCGCCCTCGTCCCGCTGACCCCGCCCGGCTGGACCGAGGCCGGCCGGCACCTGCTCGCCGGGCTCGAACTGGGCGTGCGCGAGGTCAACGAAGCCGGCGGAATCGGCGGCCGCCCGCTGGAGCTGCTGGTCCGGGACACCGCGGCCGATCCGGAGCGGGCCTCGAAGGCCGTGGAGGAGCTGGCGGGCCTGGGCGTGGCCGCCGTGGCGGGCGAGTACCACAGCGTCGTCGCACGGGCCGCCGCCACCCGGGCCGACGCCCTCGGCCTGCCGTTCCTCTGCTCGTCGGCGGTGCTCGACGCGCTCACCGACGAGCCGACGGACTGGGTGGCGCGGCTGCCCCCGGCGCAGTCCCACGGCTGGCGGACCTACGCGGACTTCCTGCGCGGCGCCGGCCGGAGCCGGGTCGCCGTGGCGGTCCAGCCGAGCGTCTACTGGGCGTCCGGGACCCGCCTTCTGCGGGAGCAGCTGGCCGCCCACGGGGGATCCGTCGTCGAGCTGGACGCCAACGCGCTGGGCCCCGAGGCCCTGTGCGACGCGCTCGTCGAGCACGGGGCGACCGCGCTGCTCCTGCTGGTCGGCCAGCCGGAGCCGGCGGTGCCGCTCGTCCGGGCCGTCCGGAGCGACCCGCGGCTCGCGGAGCTCCTCGTCGGCGCCCCGGCCGGACAGCCGGAGTTCGCCGGCTGGGCGGAGGCGCTGGGCGCGGACGGCGCCGGGATCCCGTTCCTGCGCTATCTGCCCGAGCGGCCGGGTCCGCTGGGCGAGCGGGTCGGCAAGGAGCTCCGCGAGCGGCTGGGCGAGGCACCGTCGTTCGTGGCCTTCGAGGGCTGGGACACCGTGGCCGTCCTCGCCGAGGTGTTCCGTTCGTACGGAACGGACCGCGCGGCCGTCGCCGGGGCGTGGCCGCACGTGGCGGTGGAGGGCTCCCGAGGGCCGATCCGCTTCTCCCGCGCGCCGGGCATCGGCGTGTGGCAGTGGGTGTGGCCGCCCGTCCAGGTCGTCGACCGGGACCCGGGGGACGCGGCCCGCTTCCGCGTCCTCCACCGGGGTGAGGGGTGA
- a CDS encoding glyoxalase, with translation MATTTSSATASLTSVTLEVADLDAAQRFYSAFGVDTRIRLRASDAPSSGFRGFAMALTVSGPATVDAFVDAAVSAGATVLKPAAKSMWGYGGVVQAPDGTIWKLATSAKKDNGPATREIDDTVLLLGVADVKASKEYYVGQGLTVARSFGGKYTEFAAGPSSPVKLALYKHRGLAKDLGVPSDGSGAHRIALGGTGSAFADPDGFVWEA, from the coding sequence ATGGCAACCACGACTTCCTCCGCAACCGCGTCCCTCACCTCCGTCACCCTCGAGGTGGCCGACCTGGACGCCGCCCAGCGCTTCTACTCCGCCTTCGGCGTGGACACGCGCATCCGCCTGCGGGCCTCCGACGCGCCGTCCAGCGGCTTCCGGGGCTTCGCCATGGCGCTCACCGTCTCCGGGCCCGCGACCGTCGACGCCTTCGTCGACGCCGCCGTGTCCGCCGGCGCCACCGTCCTCAAGCCCGCCGCCAAGTCGATGTGGGGCTACGGCGGCGTCGTCCAGGCTCCGGACGGCACGATCTGGAAGCTGGCGACCTCGGCGAAGAAGGACAACGGCCCGGCCACCCGCGAGATCGACGACACGGTCCTCCTCCTCGGGGTGGCGGACGTGAAGGCGAGCAAGGAGTACTACGTCGGCCAGGGCCTGACCGTGGCCAGGAGCTTCGGCGGCAAGTACACCGAGTTCGCCGCCGGCCCGTCGAGCCCCGTCAAGCTGGCCCTCTACAAGCACCGCGGCCTGGCCAAGGACCTCGGCGTCCCCAGCGACGGCTCCGGCGCGCACCGCATCGCCCTCGGCGGCACGGGGAGCGCCTTCGCCGACCCGGACGGTTTCGTCTGGGAGGCGTAG
- a CDS encoding M4 family metallopeptidase yields MSRPLLALSTMVAAGALTTGVLAAPAYSQPHAAQHGISVRDTAIARAQANVTRHADTFGFGAGQALQVKDVVIDADGTQHVRFERTYRGLPVVGGDFVVHQKADGALKGSTHARAHKVALASVTPAVDAKGTAAGAMRRSHGLVRNARSTPELIVWAADGTARLAWRTTVQGLGDKGQPHGEVFVTDAKSGAAIENYDTEREATGTGHSEYTGDVAIDTTQQADGTFALIDPIRKHVTRDARNASASSLNSSSGTLVTDADNVWGDGRKFSTDRSTAAVDAHVNTAKTFDYYKSTFGRNGIKNDGRGATVFVHVGTNWDNAQWSDSCFCMMTGDGDGTTDPEQVDLDTMGHEMTHGVTSATANLRYSGESGGLNEATSDVLGTMVEWYAANAVDTPDYLFSDQSTPPWLRRFDKPSLDGRSADYWSKSVGRLDVHNSSGVGNHWFFLASEGSGTRTVNGVTYNSPTYNGSTVTGIGNKKASAIWYRALTVYMTSTTDYKGARTATLNAAKDLYGATSTEYATVAAAWSAVNVA; encoded by the coding sequence ATGTCCCGTCCCCTGCTTGCCCTTTCCACGATGGTCGCCGCCGGCGCCCTCACCACCGGTGTGCTGGCCGCCCCCGCCTACTCGCAGCCCCACGCCGCGCAGCACGGCATATCGGTCCGCGACACGGCGATCGCCCGGGCCCAGGCCAACGTGACCCGGCACGCCGACACCTTCGGCTTCGGCGCGGGCCAGGCCCTGCAGGTGAAGGACGTCGTGATCGACGCCGACGGCACCCAGCACGTGCGCTTCGAGCGCACCTACCGCGGCCTGCCCGTCGTCGGCGGCGACTTCGTCGTCCACCAGAAGGCCGACGGCGCGCTCAAGGGCTCCACCCACGCCCGCGCCCACAAGGTGGCGCTCGCCTCCGTCACCCCCGCCGTCGACGCCAAGGGCACCGCCGCCGGCGCCATGCGGCGCTCGCACGGACTGGTCCGCAACGCCCGGTCCACCCCCGAGCTCATCGTCTGGGCCGCCGACGGCACCGCCCGCCTGGCCTGGCGCACCACCGTGCAGGGCCTCGGCGACAAGGGCCAGCCGCACGGCGAGGTCTTCGTCACCGACGCCAAGAGCGGCGCGGCGATCGAGAACTACGACACCGAGCGCGAGGCCACCGGCACCGGCCATTCCGAGTACACCGGCGACGTCGCCATCGACACCACCCAGCAGGCCGACGGCACCTTCGCCCTGATCGACCCGATCCGCAAGCACGTCACCAGGGACGCGCGCAACGCCTCCGCCTCGTCCCTGAACAGCTCGTCGGGCACCCTCGTCACCGACGCCGACAACGTCTGGGGCGACGGCCGGAAGTTCTCCACCGACCGTTCCACCGCCGCCGTCGACGCGCACGTCAACACCGCGAAGACCTTCGACTACTACAAGAGCACCTTCGGCCGCAACGGCATCAAGAACGACGGCCGCGGCGCCACCGTCTTCGTCCACGTCGGCACCAACTGGGACAACGCCCAGTGGTCGGACTCCTGCTTCTGCATGATGACCGGCGACGGCGACGGCACCACCGACCCCGAGCAGGTCGACCTCGACACCATGGGCCACGAGATGACCCACGGCGTCACCTCCGCCACCGCCAACCTGCGCTACAGCGGTGAGTCCGGCGGCCTCAACGAGGCCACCAGCGACGTCCTCGGCACCATGGTCGAGTGGTACGCCGCCAACGCGGTCGACACCCCCGACTACCTCTTCAGCGACCAGTCCACCCCGCCGTGGCTGCGCCGCTTCGACAAGCCGTCCCTGGACGGCCGCTCCGCCGACTACTGGTCGAAGTCCGTCGGCCGGCTCGACGTGCACAACTCCTCCGGCGTCGGCAACCACTGGTTCTTCCTCGCCAGCGAGGGCAGCGGCACCAGGACCGTCAACGGGGTCACGTACAACAGCCCCACGTACAACGGCTCCACCGTCACCGGCATCGGCAACAAGAAGGCCTCCGCCATCTGGTACCGGGCGCTGACCGTCTACATGACCTCCACCACCGACTACAAGGGCGCCCGCACCGCGACCCTGAACGCGGCCAAGGACCTCTACGGCGCCACCAGCACCGAGTACGCCACGGTGGCGGCCGCCTGGAGCGCGGTCAACGTCGCCTGA
- a CDS encoding YhjD/YihY/BrkB family envelope integrity protein: MSLAARMRGIRSAAERRFPVLSELTARLVGGSLLDAATRLAAQAFLAAVPLLFALAAFAPTGVRDQLHDSLRAMFGLTGSSDAQLRQVLDGSSAEGLRETTGLVGAFVALVSATSFSRAMSRVCERAWGLPKAGTRIAAWRWVMWLLALCLVVLFQAPIREGFGVGVWLGVPVYFVVGVALWLWTQHLLLANRVPWLPLLPGSLLAAAATTALALTARLYMPGALDRALDEYGSLGLVLTMLSWLIGVCAALTFAVTIGAVLAQEPPLDRYLGTRAGAGARVATPGRGLGPGSDPDA; encoded by the coding sequence ATGTCGTTGGCGGCCCGGATGCGCGGCATCCGGAGTGCGGCGGAGCGCCGCTTCCCGGTGCTCTCGGAGCTGACGGCCCGACTGGTCGGCGGGAGCCTCCTCGACGCGGCCACCCGGCTCGCGGCCCAGGCGTTCCTGGCCGCCGTCCCCCTGCTCTTCGCCCTGGCCGCCTTCGCCCCGACCGGTGTGCGCGACCAGCTGCACGACTCCCTGCGCGCCATGTTCGGGCTGACCGGCTCCTCGGACGCCCAGCTGCGGCAGGTCCTGGACGGCTCCTCCGCCGAGGGCCTGCGGGAGACGACCGGGCTCGTCGGCGCGTTCGTGGCGCTGGTCTCCGCCACCAGCTTCAGCCGGGCCATGTCCCGGGTCTGCGAACGCGCCTGGGGTCTGCCCAAGGCGGGGACCCGGATCGCGGCCTGGCGATGGGTCATGTGGCTCCTGGCGCTGTGTCTGGTGGTGCTGTTCCAGGCCCCGATCCGGGAGGGCTTCGGCGTGGGGGTGTGGCTGGGCGTCCCCGTGTACTTCGTCGTGGGCGTCGCCCTGTGGCTCTGGACCCAGCACCTCCTGCTCGCCAACCGGGTCCCGTGGCTTCCCCTCCTGCCCGGCTCCCTGCTGGCCGCTGCCGCGACGACCGCCCTCGCCCTGACGGCCCGGCTCTACATGCCCGGCGCGCTCGACCGCGCCCTCGACGAATACGGCTCCCTCGGGCTGGTCCTGACCATGCTGTCGTGGCTCATCGGGGTGTGCGCGGCGCTCACGTTCGCGGTCACCATCGGCGCCGTACTGGCACAGGAGCCGCCCCTGGACCGGTACCTCGGGACGCGGGCCGGGGCCGGGGCGCGGGTCGCGACGCCCGGCCGGGGGCTCGGGCCGGGGTCGGACCCGGACGCCTGA
- the pspAB gene encoding PspA-associated protein PspAB — protein sequence MGILDSILGRSKPVRPDLDRLFALPSAALTLQAGTGFVPTGEGSVCFAGVEGGAFTRLKEEVRELLDVAVDGDPVTFSRDAYGYTWLRARRAADDLVSLVNDLHAVNTLLQESGFGPHLLCSLTAFHAPEVDHELALVYLYKRGTFYPFAPRADGTTRRDSALELQVRALLAGDLAIEPDLERWFPLWGAPGVGTED from the coding sequence GTGGGAATCCTCGACAGCATCCTCGGACGCAGCAAGCCGGTGCGGCCCGATCTCGACCGGCTCTTCGCCCTTCCCTCGGCGGCGCTCACCCTCCAGGCGGGCACCGGGTTCGTCCCGACCGGCGAGGGGTCGGTCTGCTTCGCCGGAGTGGAGGGCGGTGCGTTCACCCGGCTGAAGGAGGAGGTTCGGGAGCTCCTCGACGTCGCGGTCGACGGCGACCCGGTCACGTTCTCCCGGGACGCGTACGGATACACCTGGCTCCGTGCCCGGCGCGCCGCCGACGACCTCGTCTCCCTGGTGAACGACCTGCACGCCGTCAACACCCTGCTCCAGGAGTCGGGGTTCGGCCCGCACCTGCTCTGCTCCCTGACCGCGTTCCACGCACCGGAGGTCGACCACGAGCTCGCGCTCGTCTACCTCTACAAGCGCGGCACGTTCTACCCGTTCGCCCCCCGGGCCGACGGCACGACCCGCCGGGACAGCGCCCTGGAGCTCCAGGTCAGGGCCCTGCTCGCGGGTGACCTCGCGATCGAGCCGGACCTGGAACGCTGGTTCCCCCTCTGGGGCGCCCCCGGCGTGGGCACCGAGGACTGA